One genomic segment of Chloroflexota bacterium includes these proteins:
- a CDS encoding tetratricopeptide repeat protein gives MLNSRVEEPMSHEVSNQDAALQEAIQAIERGETAKAQEILRRLLRAAPNNAVYWVWLSAAVDSVKERRYCLQKAYAADPTYEPARRGLILLGEMPPEGEVAPVRVPHPRAWEAEYRPSVPEPTEKTGTVLPRRVVAGAVALLVLMALSWGAWGAWQRFRPVHLATPQLLIYTTQTATPRPTETPTPIDPLTLGKPTPLALLLPATYTPTPLAVSTPHLVEAYRLGLRAMQEGRWQDALRYFRQTAEAEGEHKADLYFYMGEVYRHQKQWDEAASAYQEALKLQAHFAPAETGLAQVLLAQGKPEEAAKWAAQAVKDDPDYGLAYLVQAEIALRTGQPADALAALKEAESRLPGSPLVPLYRAEADLMLNEPQKAYTEARNAHDLDITLLPAYKVLGQAAFDLGKLDEAVLYFRTYLTYAPGDEAVYRALAEAYLQQGNTEGALAAAKKVVAAAPYNADALRLLAQVYLARNEGEKAVSTLETAVRVHPNDFDLRMALVEAQLAAGHAGEAFHQLQDAQPLLKKQQQWYTFYYWRAKVLGALDVTDAAIEDWKRVLNAPEGMVPEAWQEEARQALDRLLTPSPTPTSPATSSPTPTP, from the coding sequence ATGCTAAACTCAAGGGTGGAGGAGCCTATGAGCCACGAGGTGAGCAACCAGGACGCCGCATTGCAGGAAGCCATCCAGGCCATTGAGCGGGGCGAAACGGCCAAAGCACAGGAAATTCTTCGCCGGTTGCTACGCGCCGCGCCCAATAATGCGGTTTACTGGGTGTGGTTGAGCGCCGCGGTGGATTCTGTCAAAGAACGGCGTTATTGCCTGCAAAAGGCCTACGCTGCCGACCCGACTTATGAGCCCGCGCGGCGCGGGCTGATTTTGCTCGGTGAAATGCCTCCCGAGGGCGAAGTTGCGCCGGTGCGTGTGCCGCATCCCCGTGCCTGGGAGGCCGAATACCGTCCCTCGGTGCCAGAGCCGACCGAGAAAACCGGCACCGTGTTGCCGCGCCGCGTGGTGGCAGGCGCGGTGGCGCTGCTGGTGTTGATGGCGCTGTCGTGGGGCGCCTGGGGGGCGTGGCAGCGTTTCCGGCCGGTGCACCTCGCGACCCCTCAGTTGCTGATTTACACGACCCAAACGGCGACGCCGCGGCCTACCGAAACGCCTACGCCCATCGACCCCCTGACGCTCGGCAAGCCGACGCCGTTGGCTTTGTTGTTGCCGGCCACTTACACCCCCACCCCCCTGGCCGTGAGCACGCCTCACCTGGTGGAAGCCTACCGCCTGGGGCTGCGTGCCATGCAGGAAGGCCGCTGGCAAGATGCCTTGCGTTACTTCCGCCAGACGGCCGAGGCTGAAGGGGAGCATAAGGCTGACCTCTATTTCTACATGGGCGAAGTCTATCGCCATCAAAAGCAGTGGGATGAAGCCGCGTCGGCTTATCAAGAAGCGCTGAAGTTGCAGGCGCACTTTGCCCCTGCGGAAACCGGCCTGGCGCAGGTGCTGCTGGCGCAGGGAAAGCCCGAAGAGGCGGCCAAATGGGCTGCACAAGCCGTGAAAGACGACCCTGACTATGGCCTGGCTTACCTCGTGCAAGCAGAAATTGCCTTGCGCACCGGGCAACCTGCCGACGCGCTTGCCGCCTTGAAGGAAGCCGAAAGCCGCCTTCCTGGCTCGCCCCTTGTGCCGCTTTACCGTGCCGAGGCTGACCTGATGTTGAACGAGCCTCAAAAGGCTTACACCGAGGCCAGGAATGCCCACGACCTCGATATTACCCTGCTGCCGGCCTACAAGGTGCTGGGGCAAGCCGCCTTTGACCTTGGCAAACTGGACGAGGCCGTGCTGTACTTCCGCACTTATCTCACCTATGCCCCCGGCGATGAAGCGGTGTATCGGGCACTGGCCGAGGCTTATTTGCAGCAGGGGAACACCGAGGGCGCTTTGGCTGCGGCCAAGAAGGTGGTTGCGGCAGCACCTTACAACGCCGATGCCCTGCGGTTGCTGGCGCAGGTTTACCTGGCGCGCAACGAAGGCGAGAAAGCCGTCAGCACCCTGGAAACGGCCGTGCGGGTTCACCCTAACGACTTTGACCTCCGTATGGCCCTGGTCGAAGCCCAACTGGCTGCGGGCCACGCGGGCGAGGCCTTCCACCAGTTGCAGGATGCCCAGCCTCTTTTGAAGAAACAACAGCAATGGTACACTTTTTATTACTGGCGGGCGAAAGTGCTCGGTGCGCTGGATGTGACCGATGCCGCCATCGAAGACTGGAAGCGGGTGCTGAATGCGCCTGAGGGTATGGTGCCGGAAGCCTGGCAAGAAGAAGCCCGGCAGGCCCTCGACCGTTTGCTGACCCCTTCGCCCACCCCCACGTCCCCGGCGACTTCCTCGCCCACACCAACCCCGTGA